One part of the Arabidopsis thaliana chromosome 1 sequence genome encodes these proteins:
- a CDS encoding Thioredoxin superfamily protein (Thioredoxin superfamily protein; CONTAINS InterPro DOMAIN/s: Thioredoxin fold (InterPro:IPR012335), Thioredoxin, core (InterPro:IPR015467), Thioredoxin-like fold (InterPro:IPR012336); Has 17 Blast hits to 17 proteins in 7 species: Archae - 0; Bacteria - 8; Metazoa - 0; Fungi - 0; Plants - 7; Viruses - 0; Other Eukaryotes - 2 (source: NCBI BLink).), translated as MLMYLVGSGFSQGEVTWLSNEVEWRLILTTTQLPIVVTVTSSLCDDRCTILDDQLARLSETYGNLIILRKANILTNPFFAILYNLVNAPIIIVFQTGKEIARLENDLSWGAITDIIDNLSLFAPPPSDFVQPPSDSAPVPSLGE; from the exons ATGCTAATGTACTTGGTGGGTAGTGGCTTTAGTCAAG GGGAAGTGACATGGTTGAGTAACGAAGTTGAATGGCGACTTATTCTGACCACGACTCAACTTCCTATCGTGGTTACGGTAACATCCTCGTTGTGCGATGACCGGTGCACTATATTGGATGATCAACTGGCCCGATTGTCTGAAACCTATGGTAACCTAATTATATTACGTAAAGCCAATATTTTGACGAATCCATTCTTTGCAATACTTTACAATTTGGTCAATGCCCCGATCATCATAGTCTTCCAAACTGGAAAAGAAATAGCACGtttagaaaatgatttatctTGGGGTGCAATCACTGACATAATCGACAATCTTTCACTCTTCGCCCCGCCCCCCTCGGATTTTGTGCAGCCGCCCTCCGATTCCGCCCCAGTCCCCTCTCTCGGAGAGTAA
- a CDS encoding F-box/associated interaction domain protein (F-box and associated interaction domains-containing protein; CONTAINS InterPro DOMAIN/s: F-box domain, cyclin-like (InterPro:IPR001810), F-box domain, Skp2-like (InterPro:IPR022364), F-box associated domain, type 3 (InterPro:IPR013187), F-box associated interaction domain (InterPro:IPR017451); BEST Arabidopsis thaliana protein match is: F-box and associated interaction domains-containing protein (TAIR:AT1G47730.1); Has 1254 Blast hits to 1221 proteins in 36 species: Archae - 0; Bacteria - 0; Metazoa - 0; Fungi - 0; Plants - 1254; Viruses - 0; Other Eukaryotes - 0 (source: NCBI BLink).), with product MKPQEEEEKNENMARKRSKSSSSLSIPLDIATDIFLRLPAKSVVRFSCVAKHWSSITTAPYFTNSFETRPNLLFFFKEADRFFVVTVPKPNRRPNESVSHTSSQILDSYQTPYPKHSCFTIKTESVHGLICFQRGTKPIVWNPTMRKFKPLRKPDKSWESLTVFLGYDPLERTHKVVAMPCDKASDECRILTLGSADQESWRTVKTNYKHHPSRGNRKNNYGPCRCINGVLYYLAEIDRHRLIGL from the coding sequence ATGAAgccacaagaagaagaagagaagaacgAAAATATGGCGAGGAAAAGAAGTAAATCATCATCGTCGTTGTCCATACCTCTCGATATAGCCACAGATATATTCTTAAGGCTTCCTGCGAAGTCTGTCGTAAGGTTTAGTTGTGTGGCGAAGCATTGGTCATCAATCACCACCGCTCCATATTTCACCAACTCGTTCGAAACTCGACCtaatcttttgttcttcttcaaagaaGCTGACAGGTTCTTTGTTGTCACGGTTCCTAAACCTAATCGGAGACCGAACGAGTCCGTTTCTCATACTTCTTCTCAGATTCTTGATAGTTACCAAACACCCTATCCAAAACATAGCTGCTTCACCATTAAAACCGAGTCGGTCCACGGTTTGATCTGCTTCCAGAGAGGTACAAAGCCTATAGTTTGGAACCCTACTATGAGAAAGTTCAAACCTTTACGCAAACCGGACAAGAGCTGGGAGAGTTTAACAGTCTTTTTAGGGTATGATCCACTCGAACGGACGCACAAAGTAGTGGCCATGCCGTGTGATAAAGCTTCTGATGAGTGTAGGATTTTAACATTGGGTTCAGCAGATCAAGAATCATGGAGAACAGTCAAAACCAATTATAAGCATCACCCTAGCCGTGGCAATCGCAAAAACAATTATGGACCATGCAGATGCATCAACGGTGTTCTATATTATCTAGCCGAGATTGATCGTCATCGACTCATCGGTTTATAA
- a CDS encoding Thioredoxin superfamily protein (Thioredoxin superfamily protein; FUNCTIONS IN: molecular_function unknown; LOCATED IN: cellular_component unknown; Has 30201 Blast hits to 17322 proteins in 780 species: Archae - 12; Bacteria - 1396; Metazoa - 17338; Fungi - 3422; Plants - 5037; Viruses - 0; Other Eukaryotes - 2996 (source: NCBI BLink).) translates to MLMYLVGSGFSQGEVTWLSNEVEWRLILTTTQLPIVVTVTSSLCDDRCTILDDQLARLSETYVFQTGKEIARLENDLSWGAITDIIDNLSLFAPPPSDFVQPPSDSAPVPSLGE, encoded by the exons ATGCTAATGTACTTGGTGGGTAGTGGCTTTAGTCAAG GGGAAGTGACATGGTTGAGTAACGAAGTTGAATGGCGACTTATTCTGACCACGACTCAACTTCCTATCGTGGTTACGGTAACATCCTCGTTGTGCGATGACCGGTGCACTATATTGGATGATCAACTGGCCCGATTGTCTGAAACCTATG TCTTCCAAACTGGAAAAGAAATAGCACGtttagaaaatgatttatctTGGGGTGCAATCACTGACATAATCGACAATCTTTCACTCTTCGCCCCGCCCCCCTCGGATTTTGTGCAGCCGCCCTCCGATTCCGCCCCAGTCCCCTCTCTCGGAGAGTAA
- the KU80 gene encoding Ku80 family protein, giving the protein MARNREGLVLVLDVGPAMRSVLPDVEKACSMLLQKKLIYNKYDEVGIVVFGTEETGNELAREIGGYENVTVLRNIRVVDELAAEHVKQLPRGTVAGDFLDALIVGMDMLIKMYGNAHKGKKRMCLITNAACPTKDPFEGTKDDQVSTIAMKMAAEGIKMESIVMRSNLSGDAHERVIEENDHLLTLFSSNAIAKTVNVDSPLSLLGSLKTRRVAPVTLFRGDLEINPTMKIKVWVYKKVAEERLPTLKMYSDKAPPTDKFAKHEVKVDYDYKVTAESTEVIAPEERIKGFRYGPQVIPISPDQIETLKFKTDKGMKLLGFTEASNILRHYYMKDVNIVVPDPSKEKSVLAVSAIAREMKETNKVAIVRCVWRNGQGNVVVGVLTPNVSERDDTPDSFYFNVLPFAEDVREFPFPSFNKLPSSWKPDEQQQAVADNLVKMLDLAPSAEEEVLKPDLTPNPVLQRFYEYLELKSKSTDATLPPMDGTFKRLMEQDPELSSNNKSIMDTFRGSFEVKENPKLKKASKRLLRDKPSGSDDEDNRMITYDAKENKIDIVGDANPIQDFEAMISRRDKTDWTEKAITQMKNLIMKLVENCTDEGDKALECVLALRKGCVLEQEPKQFNEFLNHLFKLCQERNLSHLLEHFMSKKITLIPKSEAADRLVI; this is encoded by the exons ATGGCACGAAATCGG gagggtttggttttggtgctCGATGTAGGTCCTGCGATGCGTAGTGTTCTCCCTGATGTTGAAAAGGCATGTTCAATGCTACTTCAGAAGAAG TTGATTTACAACAAGTATGATGAAGTTGGAATTGTTGTCTTTGGAACTGAAG AAACTGGAAACGAGCTTGCTAGGGAGATAGGTGGATATGAGAATGTTACAGTTTTAAGGAATATCAGAGTTGTTGATGAATTAGCGGCAGAGCATGTGAAGCAGCTTCCTCGAGGAACTGTAGCTGGAGACT TTCTTGATGCTTTAATTGTTGGGATGGATATGCTTATAAAGATGTATGGTAATGCACACAAGGGGAAAAAACGGATGTGTCTCATCACGAACGCAGCTTGTCCTACCAAAGATCCATTTGAAGGGACGAAAGATGATCAAGTCAGCACTATTGCTATGAAAATGGCTGCGGAGGGAATTAAGATGGAGAGCATTGTTATGAGGTCTAATTTAAGTGGTGATGCTCATGAGAGAGTAATAGAGGAGAATGATCATCTGTTGACTTTATTCTCCAGCAACGCGATTGCCAAAACAGTGAATGTTGATAGTCCACTCTCACTGCTTGGTTCCTTAAAGACCCGGAGGGTGGCTCCAGTTACTTTGTTCAGGGGTGACCTTGAAATTAACCCAACAATGAAGATTAAG GTGTGGGTTTATAAGAAAGTGGCTGAGGAGAGACTTCCCACTCTAAAAATGTATTCTGACAAAGCGCCTCCAACTGACAAGTTTGCCAAACATGAAGTAAAAGTTGATTATGATTACAAAGTTACTGCAGAATCTACTGAGGTTATTGCTCCAGAAGAAAGGATCAAGGGCTTTCGCTATGGACCTCAGGTTATTCCTATATCACCAGATCAGATAGAAACACTCAAGTTTAAAACTGACAAAGGCATGAAGCTTCTGGGATTTACTGAGGCGTCAAATATACTGCG ACATTATTACATGAAAGACGTGAATATAGTTGTTCCTGATCCAAGCAAAGAAAAATCTGTACTTGCCGTATCTGCTATTGcaagagaaatgaaagaaacaaacaaggTAGCAATTGTACGATGTGTCTGGAGAAATGGACAAGGCAATGTGGTTGTTGGGGTCCTGACTCCAAATGTGTCTGAAAGAGATGATACT CCTGATTCGTTTTACTTCAATGTGCTACCTTTCGCCGAGGATGTCCGCGAGTTTCCATTTCCTTCTTTCAACAAGCTTCCTTCATCATGGAAGCCagatgaacaacaacaagcaGTAGCAGATAATTTGGTTAAGATGCTTGACCTTGCACCTTCTGCGGAAGAGGAAGTACTAAAGCCTGATCTTACTCCTAACCCGGTTTTGCAG CGCTTTTATGAATACCTTGAGTTGAAATCGAAATCCACGGATGCTACTTTACCTCCAATGGATGGAACTTTCAAGAGACTTATGGAGCAGGACCCTGAACTCTCTTCCAACAATAAATCCATAATGGACACGTTTCGTGGAAGTTTTGAAGTCAAGGAGAATCCAAAG TTGAAGAAGGCTTCTAAGAGATTGTTGCGGGATAAACCATCGGgttcagatgatgaagacaaTCGCATGATTACTTATGACgccaaagagaacaaaattgaTATAGTCGGAGATGCAAACCCAATTCAAGATTTTGAAGCCATGATATCCCGCAGAGATAAAACTGACTGGACCGAGAAAGCAATCACACAAATGAAAAACCTAATAATGAAGCTTGTAGAAAATTGTACCGACGAGGGTGACAAAGCATTGGAATGTGTACTCGCTCTTCGTAAAGGCTGCGTCTTGGAGCAG GAGCCAAAGCAATTCAATGAGTTCTTGAACCATCTATTCAAGTTATGCCAAGAAAGAAACTTATCTCATCTTCTCGAACATTTCATGTCAAAGAAGATCACTTTGATTCCCAAATCCGAAGCAGCGGACAGGTTAGTTATATAA
- the KU80 gene encoding Ku80 family protein (KU80; FUNCTIONS IN: double-stranded DNA binding, protein binding; INVOLVED IN: in 6 processes; LOCATED IN: nucleus; EXPRESSED IN: 22 plant structures; EXPRESSED DURING: 13 growth stages; CONTAINS InterPro DOMAIN/s: Ku70/Ku80, N-terminal alpha/beta (InterPro:IPR005161), DNA helicase, ATP-dependent, Ku type (InterPro:IPR006164), Spen Paralogue and Orthologue SPOC, C-terminal-like (InterPro:IPR016194), Ku70/Ku80 C-terminal arm (InterPro:IPR005160), Ku, C-terminal (InterPro:IPR014893); Has 786 Blast hits to 750 proteins in 217 species: Archae - 0; Bacteria - 40; Metazoa - 246; Fungi - 345; Plants - 62; Viruses - 0; Other Eukaryotes - 93 (source: NCBI BLink).) — MARNREGLVLVLDVGPAMRSVLPDVEKACSMLLQKKLIYNKYDEVGIVVFGTEETGNELAREIGGYENVTVLRNIRVVDELAAEHVKQLPRGTVAGDFLDALIVGMDMLIKMYGNAHKGKKRMCLITNAACPTKDPFEGTKDDQVSTIAMKMAAEGIKMESIVMRSNLSGDAHERVIEENDHLLTLFSSNAIAKTVNVDSPLSLLGSLKTRRVAPVTLFRGDLEINPTMKIKVWVYKKVAEERLPTLKMYSDKAPPTDKFAKHEVKVDYDYKVTAESTEVIAPEERIKGFRYGPQVIPISPDQIETLKFKTDKGMKLLGFTEASNILRHYYMKDVNIVVPDPSKEKSVLAVSAIAREMKETNKVAIVRCVWRNGQGNVVVGVLTPNVSERDDTPDSFYFNVLPFAEDVREFPFPSFNKLPSSWKPDEQQQAVADNLVKMLDLAPSAEEEVLKPDLTPNPVLQRFYEYLELKSKSTDATLPPMDGTFKRLMEQDPELSSNNKSIMDTFRGSFEVKENPKLKKASKRLLRDKPSGSDDEDNRMITYDAKENKIDIVGDANPIQDFEAMISRRDKTDWTEKAITQMKNLIMKLVENCTDEGDKALECVLALRKGCVLEQEPKQFNEFLNHLFKLCQERNLSHLLEHFMSKKITLIPKSEAADSDIVDENAGDFIVKQESMLES; from the exons ATGGCACGAAATCGG gagggtttggttttggtgctCGATGTAGGTCCTGCGATGCGTAGTGTTCTCCCTGATGTTGAAAAGGCATGTTCAATGCTACTTCAGAAGAAG TTGATTTACAACAAGTATGATGAAGTTGGAATTGTTGTCTTTGGAACTGAAG AAACTGGAAACGAGCTTGCTAGGGAGATAGGTGGATATGAGAATGTTACAGTTTTAAGGAATATCAGAGTTGTTGATGAATTAGCGGCAGAGCATGTGAAGCAGCTTCCTCGAGGAACTGTAGCTGGAGACT TTCTTGATGCTTTAATTGTTGGGATGGATATGCTTATAAAGATGTATGGTAATGCACACAAGGGGAAAAAACGGATGTGTCTCATCACGAACGCAGCTTGTCCTACCAAAGATCCATTTGAAGGGACGAAAGATGATCAAGTCAGCACTATTGCTATGAAAATGGCTGCGGAGGGAATTAAGATGGAGAGCATTGTTATGAGGTCTAATTTAAGTGGTGATGCTCATGAGAGAGTAATAGAGGAGAATGATCATCTGTTGACTTTATTCTCCAGCAACGCGATTGCCAAAACAGTGAATGTTGATAGTCCACTCTCACTGCTTGGTTCCTTAAAGACCCGGAGGGTGGCTCCAGTTACTTTGTTCAGGGGTGACCTTGAAATTAACCCAACAATGAAGATTAAG GTGTGGGTTTATAAGAAAGTGGCTGAGGAGAGACTTCCCACTCTAAAAATGTATTCTGACAAAGCGCCTCCAACTGACAAGTTTGCCAAACATGAAGTAAAAGTTGATTATGATTACAAAGTTACTGCAGAATCTACTGAGGTTATTGCTCCAGAAGAAAGGATCAAGGGCTTTCGCTATGGACCTCAGGTTATTCCTATATCACCAGATCAGATAGAAACACTCAAGTTTAAAACTGACAAAGGCATGAAGCTTCTGGGATTTACTGAGGCGTCAAATATACTGCG ACATTATTACATGAAAGACGTGAATATAGTTGTTCCTGATCCAAGCAAAGAAAAATCTGTACTTGCCGTATCTGCTATTGcaagagaaatgaaagaaacaaacaaggTAGCAATTGTACGATGTGTCTGGAGAAATGGACAAGGCAATGTGGTTGTTGGGGTCCTGACTCCAAATGTGTCTGAAAGAGATGATACT CCTGATTCGTTTTACTTCAATGTGCTACCTTTCGCCGAGGATGTCCGCGAGTTTCCATTTCCTTCTTTCAACAAGCTTCCTTCATCATGGAAGCCagatgaacaacaacaagcaGTAGCAGATAATTTGGTTAAGATGCTTGACCTTGCACCTTCTGCGGAAGAGGAAGTACTAAAGCCTGATCTTACTCCTAACCCGGTTTTGCAG CGCTTTTATGAATACCTTGAGTTGAAATCGAAATCCACGGATGCTACTTTACCTCCAATGGATGGAACTTTCAAGAGACTTATGGAGCAGGACCCTGAACTCTCTTCCAACAATAAATCCATAATGGACACGTTTCGTGGAAGTTTTGAAGTCAAGGAGAATCCAAAG TTGAAGAAGGCTTCTAAGAGATTGTTGCGGGATAAACCATCGGgttcagatgatgaagacaaTCGCATGATTACTTATGACgccaaagagaacaaaattgaTATAGTCGGAGATGCAAACCCAATTCAAGATTTTGAAGCCATGATATCCCGCAGAGATAAAACTGACTGGACCGAGAAAGCAATCACACAAATGAAAAACCTAATAATGAAGCTTGTAGAAAATTGTACCGACGAGGGTGACAAAGCATTGGAATGTGTACTCGCTCTTCGTAAAGGCTGCGTCTTGGAGCAG GAGCCAAAGCAATTCAATGAGTTCTTGAACCATCTATTCAAGTTATGCCAAGAAAGAAACTTATCTCATCTTCTCGAACATTTCATGTCAAAGAAGATCACTTTGATTCCCAAATCCGAAGCAGCGGACAG TGATATAGTAGACGAGAACGCTGGGGATTTCATCGTTAAACAAGAGTCAATGCTCGAGAGCTAA
- the KU80 gene encoding Ku80 family protein produces MFNATSEEETGNELAREIGGYENVTVLRNIRVVDELAAEHVKQLPRGTVAGDFLDALIVGMDMLIKMYGNAHKGKKRMCLITNAACPTKDPFEGTKDDQVSTIAMKMAAEGIKMESIVMRSNLSGDAHERVIEENDHLLTLFSSNAIAKTVNVDSPLSLLGSLKTRRVAPVTLFRGDLEINPTMKIKVWVYKKVAEERLPTLKMYSDKAPPTDKFAKHEVKVDYDYKVTAESTEVIAPEERIKGFRYGPQVIPISPDQIETLKFKTDKGMKLLGFTEASNILRHYYMKDVNIVVPDPSKEKSVLAVSAIAREMKETNKVAIVRCVWRNGQGNVVVGVLTPNVSERDDTPDSFYFNVLPFAEDVREFPFPSFNKLPSSWKPDEQQQAVADNLVKMLDLAPSAEEEVLKPDLTPNPVLQRFYEYLELKSKSTDATLPPMDGTFKRLMEQDPELSSNNKSIMDTFRGSFEVKENPKLKKASKRLLRDKPSGSDDEDNRMITYDAKENKIDIVGDANPIQDFEAMISRRDKTDWTEKAITQMKNLIMKLVENCTDEGDKALECVLALRKGCVLEQEPKQFNEFLNHLFKLCQERNLSHLLEHFMSKKITLIPKSEAADSDIVDENAGDFIVKQESMLES; encoded by the exons ATGTTCAATGCTACTTCAGAAGAAG AAACTGGAAACGAGCTTGCTAGGGAGATAGGTGGATATGAGAATGTTACAGTTTTAAGGAATATCAGAGTTGTTGATGAATTAGCGGCAGAGCATGTGAAGCAGCTTCCTCGAGGAACTGTAGCTGGAGACT TTCTTGATGCTTTAATTGTTGGGATGGATATGCTTATAAAGATGTATGGTAATGCACACAAGGGGAAAAAACGGATGTGTCTCATCACGAACGCAGCTTGTCCTACCAAAGATCCATTTGAAGGGACGAAAGATGATCAAGTCAGCACTATTGCTATGAAAATGGCTGCGGAGGGAATTAAGATGGAGAGCATTGTTATGAGGTCTAATTTAAGTGGTGATGCTCATGAGAGAGTAATAGAGGAGAATGATCATCTGTTGACTTTATTCTCCAGCAACGCGATTGCCAAAACAGTGAATGTTGATAGTCCACTCTCACTGCTTGGTTCCTTAAAGACCCGGAGGGTGGCTCCAGTTACTTTGTTCAGGGGTGACCTTGAAATTAACCCAACAATGAAGATTAAG GTGTGGGTTTATAAGAAAGTGGCTGAGGAGAGACTTCCCACTCTAAAAATGTATTCTGACAAAGCGCCTCCAACTGACAAGTTTGCCAAACATGAAGTAAAAGTTGATTATGATTACAAAGTTACTGCAGAATCTACTGAGGTTATTGCTCCAGAAGAAAGGATCAAGGGCTTTCGCTATGGACCTCAGGTTATTCCTATATCACCAGATCAGATAGAAACACTCAAGTTTAAAACTGACAAAGGCATGAAGCTTCTGGGATTTACTGAGGCGTCAAATATACTGCG ACATTATTACATGAAAGACGTGAATATAGTTGTTCCTGATCCAAGCAAAGAAAAATCTGTACTTGCCGTATCTGCTATTGcaagagaaatgaaagaaacaaacaaggTAGCAATTGTACGATGTGTCTGGAGAAATGGACAAGGCAATGTGGTTGTTGGGGTCCTGACTCCAAATGTGTCTGAAAGAGATGATACT CCTGATTCGTTTTACTTCAATGTGCTACCTTTCGCCGAGGATGTCCGCGAGTTTCCATTTCCTTCTTTCAACAAGCTTCCTTCATCATGGAAGCCagatgaacaacaacaagcaGTAGCAGATAATTTGGTTAAGATGCTTGACCTTGCACCTTCTGCGGAAGAGGAAGTACTAAAGCCTGATCTTACTCCTAACCCGGTTTTGCAG CGCTTTTATGAATACCTTGAGTTGAAATCGAAATCCACGGATGCTACTTTACCTCCAATGGATGGAACTTTCAAGAGACTTATGGAGCAGGACCCTGAACTCTCTTCCAACAATAAATCCATAATGGACACGTTTCGTGGAAGTTTTGAAGTCAAGGAGAATCCAAAG TTGAAGAAGGCTTCTAAGAGATTGTTGCGGGATAAACCATCGGgttcagatgatgaagacaaTCGCATGATTACTTATGACgccaaagagaacaaaattgaTATAGTCGGAGATGCAAACCCAATTCAAGATTTTGAAGCCATGATATCCCGCAGAGATAAAACTGACTGGACCGAGAAAGCAATCACACAAATGAAAAACCTAATAATGAAGCTTGTAGAAAATTGTACCGACGAGGGTGACAAAGCATTGGAATGTGTACTCGCTCTTCGTAAAGGCTGCGTCTTGGAGCAG GAGCCAAAGCAATTCAATGAGTTCTTGAACCATCTATTCAAGTTATGCCAAGAAAGAAACTTATCTCATCTTCTCGAACATTTCATGTCAAAGAAGATCACTTTGATTCCCAAATCCGAAGCAGCGGACAG TGATATAGTAGACGAGAACGCTGGGGATTTCATCGTTAAACAAGAGTCAATGCTCGAGAGCTAA